Genomic segment of Erythrobacter sp. BLCC-B19:
TCGAACGCCTCTCGGATGCGGACTGCCCGCCCCGCTATCGCTCCTGCGACATTACCGATGCCGATGGATATGTTGACGTTATCAAGAGCTTGCTGGACGATCTCGGCGGCTGCGATGTGCTGATCAACAATGCCGCGAGCGATGATCGCCATGCGCTCGATACCGTCACCCCGGCCTATTGGGACGAGCGGATGGCGGTCAATCTCAAGCACCAGTTCTTCGCCGCGCAGGCTGTCATCCCGACGATGCGCGCGGGCGGCGGCGGGGCGATTGTCAACATGGGCTCGATCAGCTGGCACCTGGGCCTCAAGGATCTGGTGATCTACCAGACCGCCAAGGCCGCGATCGAGGGGCTGACCCGCAGCCTCGCGCGTGAACTGGGGCGCGACAATATCCGCGTCAACGCGATCCTCCCCGGCAATGTCCAGACCCCGCGCCAGATGCGCTGGTACACCCCCGAGGGCGAAGCCGAAATCGTGGAATCGCAATGCCTTGATGGCCGGATTCAACCGGCTGACATCGCCGCGATGGCGCTGTTCCTGGCCTCGGACGATGCGCGTTTCTGCACCGGCCACAATTACTGGGTGGATGCCGGATGGCGATGAGCCCTGCCGTCACCCCGGTGCTCGCAGCCGATTGCCTGCTGGGCGAGGGCGTCTTGTGGGATGCCGCGCGCGGGATTGTATGGTTTGTCGACATCAAGCGCCAGCGGCTGTGGCACTTTGACCCCTCCAACACGAGCAACGCCTATGTCGATGCGCCCGCGCCGATCGGCTGGGCGATCCCGGCCGAAGGCGGCTTGCTGCTGTGCGGCTGCAAGGACGGGCTCTACACCTTCGCGCCCGAAACCAGCGTGTTTACAAAGCTCTGCGAGGTTCCGGGCGAGCCTGCCGGCAACCGCTTGAACGATGCCTGCACCGATCCCCAAGGGCGCGTCTGGTTCGGCTCGATGGACGATTCCGAGGCCGCCCCATCGGGCCGGTTCTACGTCTTCGACCGCGGGCGCGTGCGCCCCGCCGGGCCGAGCGGGATCGCGATCACCAATGGCCCGGCGGTCGACGCCGCGGGCACGCGCATCTATTTCACTGATACGACAGCACAAAAGATCTTCGTCGCCGATCTGACCGAGGCGGGCGTTGGCGAGGCGCGCGTGTTTGTCGACACCGCCGCGCACTTCCCCGAGGCCTACCCCGATGGCCCGGTGGTCGATGCCGAGGGCCATGTCTGGACGGCACTCTATTTCGGCGGCTGCGTCGCCCGCTTCTCGCCCGAGGGCGCGCTGGTGGCGACCATCCCGATTCCGGCGCGCGATGTCACCAAGCTGGCGTTCGGAGGGACACGCCTCACCACCGCCTATGTCACCACGGCGACCAAGAACATGACCCAACAGGACATGGTCGAACGGCCGCTGGCCGGCAGCCTGTTTGCCTTCGAAGCGCCCGTCGCAGGGTTTGCGCAGACCCGCGCGAGGCTCGCCTGATGCGCCCGCTTTTCAGAGCCTTGGCCGGCGTTCTTGCCATTCATGCCGCCAGCCCGGCCTTCTCCAACCCGGTTCTGGACGCCGGATTTGGCGATAATATGGTGCTTCAGGGCGGCGCGCCGCTGATGCTCTCCGGGCGCGCAAATCCGGCGACACGGGTGACAGTGACGCTCAATACCCTGTCAACATCCGTGCAAACCGACGCTGAAGGGGCATTCTTCGTCACCCTGCCCGCCCAGTCCAACAGCCGCGCGCCGGCCAATCTCACCGTCAGCGCTGCCAGCGGTTCAACAACCTATCGCAACATCCTGATCGGAAATGTCTTTCTGTGCGGCGGGCAGTCCAACATGGAATTGCCGGTCGAACGCGCGCTCGATGTCTGGAACCAGCTGCGTCAGGCGAGCGATGACGGCATCCGGCTGCTGATGGTGCCCAAGACCACCGCACCGGTGCCGCAGACCACCTTTGCAGCGCCGGTGGCATGGCAGGCCGCCACGCCCGAGAGTGTCGCCCCCTTTTCCGCCGCCTGCTTCTACATGGCAAAAGCGCTGCGTAGGAAAGACCCTTCGACGCCCATCGGCCTGATCCACGCCAACTGGGGCGGCAGCGCCGCGCGCGCGTGGTATGATCCGGAGGCGGCGGCCGCGATGCACGGCAAGGCCGAGACCGATCTCCTCGCGCTCTACAACCGCGATCCCTATGCCGCCACCCAGGCCTTCGTGCCGCAGTGGTTCGACTGGTGGCGCGCGCAGGATGGCGGGCGCGAACCGTGGAAGACCCCGCAGGCGCTCGACTGGAAGCCGATCCCGCAATTCTCGTTCTGGAACGAATGGAAAGGCACCGGGCTCGACACCCGCCCCCGCGCCAATGTGTGGCTGCGGCAGACCATCACGCTCACACCCGAACAGGCAAGGGGCGAAGGCCAGCTTGCGATCGGGGCGATTGACGACATGGATCTCACCTTCGTCAACGGGCATCCGGTGGGCTACACCTTCGGCTGGGGCGTGGAGCGCACCTACCGGGTGCCGCCTCAACACCTGAAGCCAGGGCGCAACGAGATCCTGATTGCCGCGAACAATATGTGGGACACCGGCGGCTTCTTCGCCGGGCCGGATCGCCTCGCCTTCACCGCGGCCAATGGCGCGCGCATCCCGCTTGGGGCCGATTGGCAGTATGCCACCACCCAGGTGAGCGACATTCCCCCCCGCGCGCCGTGGGATGCCAATGCCGGGCTGGGCGTGATGCACAATGCCATGATTGCGCCGCTGGGCCGCATGACGCTTGCCGGTGTGGCGTGGTATCAGGGCGAGGCGGATATCGGGCAGGGACGCTACGATGCCAAGCTCGCGCAGCTGTTTGCCGGATGGCGCCGCCAGTTCGGGCCGCAGACGCGGATGCTGGTGGTGCAGCTTGCCGACTTTGGCGAGCGCCGTTCGGTGCCGGGCGAATCCGGCTGGGCGCAGCTGCGCGACGATCAGCGCCGCGGTGTCGCCGCCGATGCCAACGCCGCGCTGGTCACCGCAATCGACATCGGCGAGCCGACCGACATCCACCCCGCCAACAAGAACGACCTCGGCAAGCGCCTTGCCGCTGCCTTCCATGGCCGCGCGATGCCCGCGCCCGAACGTGCCGTGCGCGAGGGCGCACAGGTGCGGGTTGACCTCTCGGGAATCGCGGGCGCGCTAAAGGTCGAGGGCGGGCCTTACCCGCTCGGGGTCGAGCTGTGCGAGGCTGGCCCCGGCACCTGCCGCTTCGTGCTCGCCGATGTGCAAGGCAACCGCCTGATCCTCCCCGTGCCGGAGGGCATGGCGCCCACCCGCGTGCGCTATGCCTGGGCCGATGCGCCGGTGGTGAACCTCGTCGATGGCGAGGGGATGCCGGTGCCGGGCTTCGAACTGGGGATCGACCCGTGATCCTGACACGGCGCGAGGCCGTCGCTTGGGCGGCGGGCGCGGCCGGGACACTGACGCTGGGGGATGCCGCCGCTGCGCAAGCGCCCTCCCCCGATTTCGTCACGCGCAAGGGCACGCAGTTGCTGCGCTTCGGCAAGCCCTACCGCATCACCGGCGCGAACCTGTGGTATGCGGCATGGCTCGGCGCGGACGCGGCATTTGGCGACCGGGCGCGATTGATCCGCGAGCTCGATCGGTTGCAGGCGCTCGGGATCAACAACCTGCGCATCATGGCGGCAGCCGAGGAAGGCCCGCTCAGGAATGCGATCAAGCCCGGCTTCACCCGCGCCGACGGCGGCGCTAATGCCGCGCTGCTGGAGGGGCTCGACTTCGCGCTCGCTGAAATCGCCGCGCGCGGAATGACGGCGGTGGTGGTGCTCTCGAACTTCTGGGAGTGGTCGGGCGGCCTGCAAACCCTGCTGTGGCGGGCGACCGGCCGCTTCATCGACATGGGCGATCCGGCCCACCCCTGGCCCGCCTTTGCCGATGCGACCGCCCGCACCTATGCCAATCCTGAGGCCATGGCGCTCTACCGCGATCATGTCCGCAGCCTGCTGGTGCGGCGCAACAGCGTGACCGGCAGGCTCTATGCGCAGGACCCGGCGATCATGGCCTGGCAGCTCGCCAATGAACCGCGCCCCGGCGGCAGCAATGCCGCCATCGCCGCGAACCGTGCGGCCTATCTGGCGTGGATCGCCGATACCACCGCGCTGATCCGCGCAAGCGCGCCGCATCAGCTCGTCAGTCTTGGGCAGGAAGGCACGCAAGCCACCAATGGCGATGCTGCGCTGGTCGCCGAGGCCCATGCGGCGGTCGACTATGTCACGGCGCATATCTGGCCGCTCAACTGGGGCTGGGTGAAGGGCGATGATCTCGCGGGCACCTGGCCCGAAGGCCGCCGCAAGGTCGAGGCCTACATCGCCGACCACATCGCGGTTGCGGAGCGCCTCGGCAAGCCGCTTGTGATCGAGGAGTTCGGCTTCCCGCGCGACGGCGAGGCGCATGATCCGGCCAGCCCTGCAACCTTCCGCGCGGCCTATTACCGCACCATCTATTCCGCTGTCGAAGCCAGCTGGCGTCAAGGCGGCGTGGTTGCGGGGAGCAATTTCTGGGCATGGAACGGCGAGGCGCGCGCGGCCCATGCCGATTATCGCTTCAAGGACGGTGACCGCGCCTATATGGGCGACCCGCCGCACGAGCCGCAGGGTTGGTACGGCGTGTTCGACAGTGACGCGGGCCTGCACGCGCTAATCCGCGATCATGTGGCGCTGGCGCTGACCGTCTGATTTTCGCGAGGTTCTTTGTCACCATGGCCGGTATCGAATTGCACCATGGCAGTTGGCGTGCGCGCCTGCTGCCCGAGGCGGGCGGGCTGATCGCCACGCTCGATCACGGCGGCGTGCCGGTGCTGCGCCCGATGGCAGGCGATGGTGGCGGCCCGCTTGATGCGGCGTGTTTCCCGATGGTGCCGTGGTGCAACCGCATCGCGGGCGCGCGCTTCGGGTGGGAGGGCGCGGTGGTCGCACTCACGCCCAATTTCCCGCCCGAGCGGCACGCGATCCACGGCCACGGCTGGCAGGCGCAATGGGCAATCGAGGCGCAGGATCAGAGCAGCTGCATGATGGTGCATCGCCATGATGGCCAAACGCCCGGAACATGGCCCTGGGCCTATGAGGCGCGGCAAGCGGTGGTGCTGGACGATGACGGCTGCCGGATAACGCTTGCGCTGACCAACGGCTCCGACCGGTTGATGCCCGCCGGGCTGGGCCTGCACCCCTATCTGCGCCGCCGCGCAGGCAGCCGGGTGACGTTCGGCGCCGCAGCGATTGTGGCGGTGGATGGCGACATGATCCCCAGCGGTGAAAGCCTGCCCCCGGCCCACTTCGCCGATTTCGCCCAAGGAGCGGGCCTGCCGAATACCCTGATCGACCACTGCTACACCGGCTGGAACGGCGCAGCTCAGGTGGCGGATGCGTGCGGCACGATCACGCTCTCCGCCGAGGGGGCGAGCGCGCTCCACCTCTATGCGCCCGGCGATGCCGCGATCCTGTGCCTCGAACCTGTCAACCACGCGCCTGACGCAGCCAACACCGGCACAATGCCGCTGGCCGCGCCAGGGGAGACGGTGCGCCTGACGCTGCGGATCGGTGTCAGTTAGGGCGCGGGCGGCGGGGCAGTCACACCGGCGGCCGTCTGCGTGACGCGGCGCATCAACCCGTCCGCATCATAGGCGAGGTGCTCGACCGTCACCGCCCGCCGCCCGAGCGCGCCTTTCTGCGTGCCGATGGTGAGAGCGGCGTTGTGGAGGAACAGATACCACTGGCCCTTGAACTGGGCGATGCCGGGGTGGATGGTGAAGCTGCCCTCGCCCGATCCGGTCAGCTCGCCCCGGTAGATCCAAGGCCCGTCCAGCGCGGTCGCGGTGGCATAGGACACGCGCTCGTCGGTGTGGTCGCTGCGATCCAATGATGCATAGGTCAGATAGTAGAGCCCGCCCCGCTTGTGGAGCCACGGCCCTTCCTCGAAATGCGGCGGAGTGATCTCGCGGATCGGGCCGTCGATGCTGACCATGTCCTTGCCCAGTTTTGCGATGTAGCACTGGCGGTTGCCCCACGCGATCCAGGTGGTGCCGTCGTCGTCGGTGAAGACGGTGGGGTCGATATCCTCCCAGCTATGCGTGCCCTTGGGGGTCATGTCGTTGCTGACGAGCGCGGAGCCCTTGGCATCGGTGAACGGGCCTTCGGGCCGGTCGGAAACGGCGACCGCGATGGCCTTGCCGGGCTTGGTCGCGTCATGCTCGACCGCGGCGTAGAGCCAGTACTTGCCGTACTTCTCGATCACCTGCGCGGCCCAGGCGTCCTTCTGGGTCCACTTGAAGTCGGCGACCTGCATGATCGGGCCGTGGAAGCGCCAGGTCTTCATGTCGGTGGTCGAATAGGCGAGCCACTCCTTCATGTTGAACATCTCGCCCTCGCCCGCCTCGTCGTGGCCGGTGTAGAGCCACAGCCTGTCACCCAGCGCCAGCGGTGCGGGGTCGGCGGTGAAACGGTCGCGGATGATGGGGTTGGCGCCGGGCGCGGGTTCCTCTGCCGCCAGCGGGGTGACCGCCAGCAGCACAGGTAGAGCGAACCACCGCATCAGTGGTTATGCCGCGGCAATTTCCGCGCCGTCCCGCGATACTTGAGCGCGAAGTCCATCACGCCCCCTTCTGCCAGCTGCCCGGTCTTCTCGCGGTAGAGCTCCTCCCACGGGGTCTGGCTTTCGGGCACCGGCGGAATCGTTTCCTCGGCCTTCCGCCGTGCAATCTCCGCCTCGTCCACCAGCGCATCGCAGGTGCGCGCATTGAGATCGACGCGGATGATGTCCCCCGTGCGCAGCCAGCCGAGGCCGCCGCCGACCGCGCTTTCGGGGCTGACGTTGAGGATCGAGGGGCTGTCGCTCGTCCCCGATTGCCGCCCGTCGCCCAGTGTGGGCAGCCACGGCTTGCCGGCGCGGATCATCGCGTCGGGCGGCTGCATATTGACCACCTCGGCGCTCCCCGGCCAGCCGATCACCCCCGATCCGCGGATCACGAGGATGCAGTCCTCGTCGATGTTCAAGGCCGGATCGTTGATGCGGTGATGGTAATCGTCCGACCCGTCAAACACGATCGCGCGGGCCTCGAACACGCCCTCGGCACCGGGGCGTGACAGGTAACGCGCGCGGAAGGCGGGGCCGATCACGGATGTCTTGAGGATCGCGAAATCGAACAGGTTGCCCGACAGCACCATGAACCCGGCCTTGTCGATCAGCGGATCGGCAAAGGGGCGGATCATCTCGCGGTCGGGGCTTTCGGCACCGCCAAGGTTCTCGGCCATGGTCTTGCCGGTGCAGGTCAGCACGTCGCCATTGAGGCGGCCCGCGTTCAGCAATTCCCACATAGCGGCAGGCACGCCCCCTGCGCGGTGGAAGCGCTCGCCCAGATATTGCCCGGCGGGCTGCATATTGACCAGCAGCGGCAGGTCATAGCCATGCGCTTGCCACACCTCGGTCTCGAGCGGCACCCCCGCGTGCGCGGCCATCGCCATGATATGCGGCTGGGCGTTGGAGGAACCGCCGATCACGCTGACGGTGGCAATCGCGTTCTCGAACGCCTCGCGGGTGAGAATGTCGGAGGGCTTGAGGTCTTCCAGCACCATCTCGACGATCCGCCGTCCGGTGCGATAGGCCATCTGCCCGCGCTCGCGATAGGGCGCGGGGATCGCGGCGCATCCCGTCAGCGAGAGGCCCAGCGCCTCGGCGACGGCGTTCATGGTGCTCGCCGTGCCCATCGAATTGCAATGCCCGGCAGAGGGCGCGCTGGAGGTGGCGCGGTTGAGGAATTCCTCCTCGTCGATCTCGCCTGCCGCCAGTTTGCGGCGGCTGCGCCAGATGACGGTGCCCGAGCCGACCAGCTCGCCTTCATGCCAGCCGTCGAGCATCGGGCCACCTGACAGGACGATAGCGGGAATATCGACCGTAGAGGCAGCCATGATCTGCGAAGGCGTGGTCTTGTCGCAGCCCGTGGTCAGCACCACGCCATCGAGCGGATATCCGTTCAGCAGCTCCACCAGCCCCAGATAGAGCAGGTTGCGATCCAGCGCGGCGGTCGGCCTGCGGCAGTTCTCGAAAATCGGGTGGACGGGAAATTCGATTGGTATGCCGCCCGCATCGCGGATCCCGTCGCGCGTGCGTTTCGCCAGATCCACATGGATGCGGTTGCAGGGGGAAAGGTCGCTGCCGGACTGGGCGATGCCGATGATCGGCTTGCCGCTTTGCAGTTCCTCGGGCGTCACCCCGTAATTCATGAAGCGTTCGAGATAGAGCGCGGTCATGTCCATGCGTTCGCGGTTGTCGAACCAGTCGCGTGAACGCAGGCGGCGGGGTGGCGTCGTGTCTGTCATGGGCTCCCGGGGGGTGGACTGAAAGAGGCAGCGAGGCTTGGCCCCGCATCGGAATTGCGGCGGATCAGCTGGTAGGCGAGCGTCAGCTGCTCAGGCTTCACCTTGCTGGCGCGTGGCTTCTGCTTGTGGACGCGCGCGATCATGGCGACGGCCTCGGCGGTCATTTCGCGGATCGGCTGGCGGATCGTGGTCAGTTCGGGCCAGATCGAACTCGCCAGCTCGGTATCGTCGAAGCCGCACACGGTGATGTCGCCCGGCACATCGAGATGCCGCCGATGCGCCATCGCGACCGTCGCTGCGGCCATGTCGTCATTCGAGGCGAAGATCGCGGTCGGGCGATGGGCGGCACCCAGCAAGCGCTCGGCCGCGACCATGCCCGACCGGTAGGTGAACTGCCCCTGGGCAATCAGGCGCTCGTCAATGGCAAGGCCCGCATCGGTCATCGCCTTGCGATAGCCTTCGAGCCGCTGGCCGCTCGCCACCTGTTCGGGGTTGCCGATGATGAAGCCGATGCGTTCGTGCCCGAGGCTGATGATGTGCCTCGTCATGTCATAGGCGGCCTGGAATTCGTCGATCAGCACGGCCCCGTGGCTGCCGGTCGCCCGGCCCGGGCCGACCGCGACCGCGATCCCGCCCGAGGAGCGGATCAGGTCGAGCACGCTCTGGTCGTCGCACAGCGGCGGGGGGAGAATGTAGCCCTCGATCCCGCCATCGAGCAGTTTCCTGATGACCTTCTGCGCCTCGGCGACATTCTCGCAGGCCTGCACCACCAGATAGATGTCGCGGCGGCTGGCTTCCTCGAGCGCGCCCATCAGGAATTCGCTGAGGTAGGAGGCCGAGGGGTTGTCGAACAGCAGGGCGATGCGCAGCTGCGATCCCGCCGCGAGCGAACGCGCCGCGCGGTTGGGGACGTAGTTGAGCTTGGCGATCGCGCCCAAGACCTTCTGCTTGGTGTCCTCGCGCACGTTCTCCTCGCCGTTGATGACGCGGCTCACCGTCATCGGCGAGCATTGCGCCTCGCGCGCGACATCGGTGATCGTGGGCGCGGCGTTCGAGCGCCGGGCGGCGCGCTTGCGGCTGGGCGTGGCGGAGGGTTCGGGCTTTGTGCTCATGGCGAGCGCCATACTGCGTGCGCCCGAGTGTCAGCAAGCGGCATGATGAGCGCTATCATGGCCCGGCCCCACCCGCCTTGGCGCAAACCTGATCGCAAAGCCGTTGACAAGCCCTCGCCCCCTCATCATGGTAGCGCTACCACACTACAGCGGCCAGTCAAGCCGCCGTGTCAGGAGAGGGACAACTTATGAGAGGGATCAAGCGGGCTGCGCTGGCGGCGGGCGTGTGTCTGGCGGCGTTCGGGATGGCAGTTGCACCGGCAACGCAGGCGCAGCCCGTGGCGGTCGAACGCGCGATGAAGGACGCGCCGTACTGGAACGCAGCGCTCCCCGTCGAACAGCGCGTCGAAGACCTGCTGGCGCGCATGACGCTGGAGGAAAAGGTCGCGCAGATCCTCACCATCTGGGACTCCAAGCCCAAGATCCAGAGCGCCGGTGACGTGTTCGATCCGGCCAAGGCCAGCGCGGTGTTCCCGCAAGGGATCGGCCAGATCGCCCGCCCCTCGGACCGTTCGGGCCCATCGTCTCCGCGCGCCGTGTCGCGCCGCTCGATTGAGGACAGCATCCAATACGTGATCGACGCGCAGCGCTGGGCAATGGAGAATACCCGCCTCGGCATCCCGATCCTGTTCCACGAGGAATCGCTCCACGGCCTTGCGGCCAAGGACGCGACCGCCTTTCCGCAGGCGATCGGCCTTGCCTCGACCTGGGACCCGGCACTGGTGCGCGACATCAACGCCCTCATCGCCGATGAAACGCGCGCACGCGGGGTGCACATGGTGCTCTCCCCCGTGGTCGATGTCGCCCGCGATCCGCGCTGGGGGCGGATCGAGGAAACCTTCGGCGAAGACCCCTTCCTTGTCGGCGAGATGGGCGTCGCCTCGGTCGAGGGGCTGATGGGCAGCGGCACCGCCCGCAAGCTCGCACCGGGCAAGGTGATGGCCACGCTCAAGCACATGACCGGCCACGGCCAGCCCGAAAGCGGCACCAATGTCGGCCCCGCCCCGATCAGCGAGCGCACCTTGCGCGAAATGTTCTTCCCCCCCTTCGAACAGGTCGTGCGCCGCACGAAAATCGACGCGGTGATGGCGAGCTATAACGAGATCGACGGCATCCCCAGCCACGCCAACCGCTGGCTGCTGGAAGGCGTGCTGCGGGGCGAGTGGGGGTATCAGGGCGCGGTCGTATCGGACTATTACGCCATCGAGGACATGGCCCGCCTCCACCACATCGCCCCCGACAATGCCGGTGCAGGCGAGCTGGCGCTGCTCGCCGGGGTGGATGTCGATCTGCCTGAAGGCGCGGGGTTCAAGGATCTCGCCGCCAGCGTGCGTGAAGGCCGGGTGCCGCAGGCGGCTCTCGACAATGCCGTGCGGCGGCTCTTGACCATGAAGTTCAACGCCGGGCTGTTCGACAACCCCTGGCCCGATCTCGCCAAGGCGCAGACGTCGAACGGGGCCGAAGGCGTGGCGCTCGCCCGGCTGGCGGCGGAAAAGTCGCTGGTGCTGCTCAAGAACAATGGCGCCTTGCCGCTGGCGGTGCCGGACAAGGCGGGCGGCACAAAGCCCACCATTGCGGTGATCGGCCCCAATGCGGACGTGGCGCGGCTGGGCGGCTATTACGGCGAACCGCGCGCCAGCGTCACGCCGCTTGCCGGCCTGCGCGCTGCCGTGGGGAACCGCGCGAACATCGTCCACGCGCTGGGCGTCGAAATCGTCAAGGGCGATAGCGACTGGTGGGACGATCCGGTCGAGCTCGCCGACCCGGCCGAAAACCGCCGCCGCATCGCCGAAGCGGTCGAGGTCGCCAAAGCCGCGGACACCATCGTCCTGTTCATCGGCGACACCGAAAAGACCAGCCGCGAAGGTTGGGCCGCCAATCACCTTGGCGACCGCACCAGCCTTGATCTGGTGGGCGAACAGAACGATCTGTTCCGGGCGATGAAGGCGCTCGGCAAGCCGGTGGTGGTTGTTCTCGTGAACGGCCGCCCGCCTAGCTACCCGACCATCGCCGCAGAGGCCGATGCCATCCTTGAAACGTGGTATGCGGGCGAACAGCAGGGCCATGCGATTGCCGATGCGTTGCTCGGCAAGGTCAATCCGGGCGGCAAGCTGCCGGTCTCGGTCGCGCGCAATGCGGGCCAGCTGCCGCTGTTCTACAACCACAAGCCCAGCGCGCGGCGCGGGTATCTGTTCGACGAGGTGACGCCGCTCTACCCCTTCGGCTGGGGGCTGAGCTACACCACCTTCCAGCTGGGCGCGCCGCAGCTGTCCCAAGCGACGATCAAGCCGGGCGAAGGCGTGACGGTGACGGTGCCCGTTACCAACACCGGCGCGCGCAGCGGTGACGAGGTGGTGCAGGTCTATCTGCGCGACGACATCAGTTCGGTGACGCGCCCGGTCAAGGAGCTGGTGGGCTTCCAGCGCGTGACTCTCAAACCCGGCGAGACGCGCAATGTCGCGATCACGATCGCCCCGCGCGCTTTCATGCTGTGGAACACCGACATGAAGCAGGTGACCGAGCCCGGCACCTTCACGCTGATGACCGGCGCCAATTCCGCTGAGGTGCAGAGTGTGAAGCTGGAGGTGCGCCCATGACCGTCTCTCGCCGCGACGCATTGGGCGCGATCGGAACCACGCTGGCCGCACTGCCGCTGGTCGGCTGCGGCGGCGGATCGGCCTCGCCTGCCCCGGTCAGCACCCCGCCTGCCCCGCCTTCGGGCGGAGGCGGTGCGCCTCAACCCGGCCTCAACACACTCGCCCTGCGGGGACGCCGCAAGTTCGGCAGCGCCATCGCTTCGACCCCCGGCAACAGCAATGGGGGCTCGATCCAGAACAGCGCCTATACCGACATCATCCGGGCCGAATGCGGGCTTGTCGTCCCCGAAAACGAGATGAAGTGGCAGGCCGTCCGCCCCAGCCCCACGGTCTATACCTTCGACCGGATGGACGAGATTGTCCGCTGGGCGCAGGCCAATGCCCTGGCGGTGCGCGGACACACCCTGCTGTGGCACCGCCCGCAATGGTTCCCGAACTGGCTCAACACCTATGACTATGGCGCCAATCCCGTGCGCGAGGCCGAGCGGCTGCTGACCGAGCATATCCAGACCGTCACCCGCCGCTACAAGGGCGTGATCACCTCCTATGATGTGGTCAACGAAGCGATCGACCATGATCGCAACGCCCCCATCGAAACCAGCATGAGCCGCGCGATGGGCAGCCCCGAGGCGGTGCTCGACCTCGCCTTCCACACCGCGCGGGCCGAACTGCCGGATGCGCAGCTAGTGTATAATGATTACATGAGCTGGGAGCCGCAGCACGCGCGCCACTGCGATGATGTGCTGCGCCTGCTCGAAGGCTTCAGGAAGCGCGGCACCCCCGTCGATGCGCTGGGCATCCAGTCGCATATCGAGATTTTCGCGATTGAT
This window contains:
- a CDS encoding aldose 1-epimerase — encoded protein: MAGIELHHGSWRARLLPEAGGLIATLDHGGVPVLRPMAGDGGGPLDAACFPMVPWCNRIAGARFGWEGAVVALTPNFPPERHAIHGHGWQAQWAIEAQDQSSCMMVHRHDGQTPGTWPWAYEARQAVVLDDDGCRITLALTNGSDRLMPAGLGLHPYLRRRAGSRVTFGAAAIVAVDGDMIPSGESLPPAHFADFAQGAGLPNTLIDHCYTGWNGAAQVADACGTITLSAEGASALHLYAPGDAAILCLEPVNHAPDAANTGTMPLAAPGETVRLTLRIGVS
- a CDS encoding family 43 glycosylhydrolase, encoding MRWFALPVLLAVTPLAAEEPAPGANPIIRDRFTADPAPLALGDRLWLYTGHDEAGEGEMFNMKEWLAYSTTDMKTWRFHGPIMQVADFKWTQKDAWAAQVIEKYGKYWLYAAVEHDATKPGKAIAVAVSDRPEGPFTDAKGSALVSNDMTPKGTHSWEDIDPTVFTDDDGTTWIAWGNRQCYIAKLGKDMVSIDGPIREITPPHFEEGPWLHKRGGLYYLTYASLDRSDHTDERVSYATATALDGPWIYRGELTGSGEGSFTIHPGIAQFKGQWYLFLHNAALTIGTQKGALGRRAVTVEHLAYDADGLMRRVTQTAAGVTAPPPAP
- a CDS encoding SMP-30/gluconolactonase/LRE family protein gives rise to the protein MSPAVTPVLAADCLLGEGVLWDAARGIVWFVDIKRQRLWHFDPSNTSNAYVDAPAPIGWAIPAEGGLLLCGCKDGLYTFAPETSVFTKLCEVPGEPAGNRLNDACTDPQGRVWFGSMDDSEAAPSGRFYVFDRGRVRPAGPSGIAITNGPAVDAAGTRIYFTDTTAQKIFVADLTEAGVGEARVFVDTAAHFPEAYPDGPVVDAEGHVWTALYFGGCVARFSPEGALVATIPIPARDVTKLAFGGTRLTTAYVTTATKNMTQQDMVERPLAGSLFAFEAPVAGFAQTRARLA
- a CDS encoding SDR family NAD(P)-dependent oxidoreductase produces the protein MHSAIYPSLTGKRVIVSGGASGIGEAMVEAFTRQGAAVGFVDIQDAPSLALVERLSDADCPPRYRSCDITDADGYVDVIKSLLDDLGGCDVLINNAASDDRHALDTVTPAYWDERMAVNLKHQFFAAQAVIPTMRAGGGGAIVNMGSISWHLGLKDLVIYQTAKAAIEGLTRSLARELGRDNIRVNAILPGNVQTPRQMRWYTPEGEAEIVESQCLDGRIQPADIAAMALFLASDDARFCTGHNYWVDAGWR
- a CDS encoding sialate O-acetylesterase; the protein is MRPLFRALAGVLAIHAASPAFSNPVLDAGFGDNMVLQGGAPLMLSGRANPATRVTVTLNTLSTSVQTDAEGAFFVTLPAQSNSRAPANLTVSAASGSTTYRNILIGNVFLCGGQSNMELPVERALDVWNQLRQASDDGIRLLMVPKTTAPVPQTTFAAPVAWQAATPESVAPFSAACFYMAKALRRKDPSTPIGLIHANWGGSAARAWYDPEAAAAMHGKAETDLLALYNRDPYAATQAFVPQWFDWWRAQDGGREPWKTPQALDWKPIPQFSFWNEWKGTGLDTRPRANVWLRQTITLTPEQARGEGQLAIGAIDDMDLTFVNGHPVGYTFGWGVERTYRVPPQHLKPGRNEILIAANNMWDTGGFFAGPDRLAFTAANGARIPLGADWQYATTQVSDIPPRAPWDANAGLGVMHNAMIAPLGRMTLAGVAWYQGEADIGQGRYDAKLAQLFAGWRRQFGPQTRMLVVQLADFGERRSVPGESGWAQLRDDQRRGVAADANAALVTAIDIGEPTDIHPANKNDLGKRLAAAFHGRAMPAPERAVREGAQVRVDLSGIAGALKVEGGPYPLGVELCEAGPGTCRFVLADVQGNRLILPVPEGMAPTRVRYAWADAPVVNLVDGEGMPVPGFELGIDP
- a CDS encoding glycoside hydrolase 5 family protein, whose translation is MILTRREAVAWAAGAAGTLTLGDAAAAQAPSPDFVTRKGTQLLRFGKPYRITGANLWYAAWLGADAAFGDRARLIRELDRLQALGINNLRIMAAAEEGPLRNAIKPGFTRADGGANAALLEGLDFALAEIAARGMTAVVVLSNFWEWSGGLQTLLWRATGRFIDMGDPAHPWPAFADATARTYANPEAMALYRDHVRSLLVRRNSVTGRLYAQDPAIMAWQLANEPRPGGSNAAIAANRAAYLAWIADTTALIRASAPHQLVSLGQEGTQATNGDAALVAEAHAAVDYVTAHIWPLNWGWVKGDDLAGTWPEGRRKVEAYIADHIAVAERLGKPLVIEEFGFPRDGEAHDPASPATFRAAYYRTIYSAVEASWRQGGVVAGSNFWAWNGEARAAHADYRFKDGDRAYMGDPPHEPQGWYGVFDSDAGLHALIRDHVALALTV
- a CDS encoding IlvD/Edd family dehydratase — protein: MTDTTPPRRLRSRDWFDNRERMDMTALYLERFMNYGVTPEELQSGKPIIGIAQSGSDLSPCNRIHVDLAKRTRDGIRDAGGIPIEFPVHPIFENCRRPTAALDRNLLYLGLVELLNGYPLDGVVLTTGCDKTTPSQIMAASTVDIPAIVLSGGPMLDGWHEGELVGSGTVIWRSRRKLAAGEIDEEEFLNRATSSAPSAGHCNSMGTASTMNAVAEALGLSLTGCAAIPAPYRERGQMAYRTGRRIVEMVLEDLKPSDILTREAFENAIATVSVIGGSSNAQPHIMAMAAHAGVPLETEVWQAHGYDLPLLVNMQPAGQYLGERFHRAGGVPAAMWELLNAGRLNGDVLTCTGKTMAENLGGAESPDREMIRPFADPLIDKAGFMVLSGNLFDFAILKTSVIGPAFRARYLSRPGAEGVFEARAIVFDGSDDYHHRINDPALNIDEDCILVIRGSGVIGWPGSAEVVNMQPPDAMIRAGKPWLPTLGDGRQSGTSDSPSILNVSPESAVGGGLGWLRTGDIIRVDLNARTCDALVDEAEIARRKAEETIPPVPESQTPWEELYREKTGQLAEGGVMDFALKYRGTARKLPRHNH